In one window of Carassius auratus strain Wakin chromosome 28, ASM336829v1, whole genome shotgun sequence DNA:
- the LOC113047030 gene encoding uncharacterized protein LOC113047030 isoform X1, which produces MASVIKSSNPEIPDNHKESWLALLAAAEAYSQTSGCDLAILTAYKKFRPSWVEVEGTRNQEGGGTQMRKFDYAYHVWGPGALAESSGRYMDDIAVLHSTTVLTAQRHIRLNAEEGGAKLGVDVPSDRLSLTGDGVGTVSPNMRLYSQSYPSIYSSAAVIGQPGSQHGNGERDWEKAVMEECEKERERTDIVDLEEEDEEEDEEEEDLDGRRRNLNESAGVFSMDEDSLSRDCEPFFESDGEEESTDGSLSEEAPPPRRGLAMGHLASRSSNPMAMARSLPVSIPVWGYRNAHAPQGDSHSGERVGCTDLDHIAASMKALLVPGATDGTEMFGALPRPRLNTGDFSLKH; this is translated from the exons ATGGCCTCTGTCATCAAATCCTCTAACCCCGAGATCCCCGATAATCACAAGGAGAGCTGGCTGGCGCTGCTCGCGGCTGCTGAGGCTTACAGTCAGACGTCCGGTTGTGATTTGGCCATTCTGACCGCCTATAAGAAGTTCCGTCCTTCCTGGGTCGAGGTGGAAGGAACTAGGAATCAAGAAGGGGGTGGTACTCAGATGCGGAAGTTTGATTATGCATATCATGTTTGGGGACCAGGGGCCCTAGCGGAGTCATCAGGGCGATACATGGATGACATCGCAGTTCTGCACTCCACCACTGTACTGACGGCTCAGAGACACATACGTCTGAATGCAGAGGAAGGAGGAGCCAAATTGGGCGTGGATGTGCCGTCTGACAGGCTG AGCTTGACTGGAGATGGAGTCGGGACTGTTAGTCCCAACATGAGGCTCTATTCTCAGAGCTACCCGTCGATCTACAGCTCGGCCGCTGTTATTGGCCAGCCAGGCAGTCAGCATGGGAACGGAGAGCGTGACTGGGAGAAAGCGGTGATGGAGGAATgtgagaaggaaagagagaggacGGACATTGTGGActtggaggaagaggatgaggaggaagacgaggaggaagaggatttGGATGGGAGGAGACGTAACCTGAATGAATCGGCAG GTGTGTTTTCAATGGATGAGGATTCTCTGTCCCGGGACTGCGAGCCCTTTTTCGAGTCTGATGGGGAGGAGGAGAGCACTGATG GCTCTCTGAGTGAGGAAGCACCCCCCCCTCGGCGTGGCTTGGCAATGGGTCACCTGGCGTCTCGCTCCTCTAACCCCATGGCAATGGCTCGTTCACTGCCTGTGTCTATACCAGTGTGGGGCTACAGGAACGCCCATGCCCCTCAGGGCGACTCCCACAGTGGAGAACGG GTGGGCTGTACAGACCTGGACCACATAGCTGCCAGTATGAAAGCCCTGCTGGTCCCCGGAGCCACAGACGGAACGGAGATGTTCGGAGCGCTGCCACGACCTCGCCTTAACACGGGCGACTTCTCTCTCAAGCATTGA
- the LOC113047030 gene encoding uncharacterized protein LOC113047030 isoform X2: MASVIKSSNPEIPDNHKESWLALLAAAEAYSQTSGCDLAILTAYKKFRPSWVEVEGTRNQEGGGTQMRKFDYAYHVWGPGALAESSGRYMDDIAVLHSTTVLTAQRHIRLNAEEGGAKLGVDVPSDRLSLTGDGVGTVSPNMRLYSQSYPSIYSSAAVIGQPGSQHGNGERDWEKAVMEECEKERERTDIVDLEEEDEEEDEEEEDLDGRRRNLNESAGVFSMDEDSLSRDCEPFFESDGEEESTDGSLSEEAPPPRRGLAMGHLASRSSNPMAMARSLPVSIPVWGYRNAHAPQGDSHSGERIEGT, from the exons ATGGCCTCTGTCATCAAATCCTCTAACCCCGAGATCCCCGATAATCACAAGGAGAGCTGGCTGGCGCTGCTCGCGGCTGCTGAGGCTTACAGTCAGACGTCCGGTTGTGATTTGGCCATTCTGACCGCCTATAAGAAGTTCCGTCCTTCCTGGGTCGAGGTGGAAGGAACTAGGAATCAAGAAGGGGGTGGTACTCAGATGCGGAAGTTTGATTATGCATATCATGTTTGGGGACCAGGGGCCCTAGCGGAGTCATCAGGGCGATACATGGATGACATCGCAGTTCTGCACTCCACCACTGTACTGACGGCTCAGAGACACATACGTCTGAATGCAGAGGAAGGAGGAGCCAAATTGGGCGTGGATGTGCCGTCTGACAGGCTG AGCTTGACTGGAGATGGAGTCGGGACTGTTAGTCCCAACATGAGGCTCTATTCTCAGAGCTACCCGTCGATCTACAGCTCGGCCGCTGTTATTGGCCAGCCAGGCAGTCAGCATGGGAACGGAGAGCGTGACTGGGAGAAAGCGGTGATGGAGGAATgtgagaaggaaagagagaggacGGACATTGTGGActtggaggaagaggatgaggaggaagacgaggaggaagaggatttGGATGGGAGGAGACGTAACCTGAATGAATCGGCAG GTGTGTTTTCAATGGATGAGGATTCTCTGTCCCGGGACTGCGAGCCCTTTTTCGAGTCTGATGGGGAGGAGGAGAGCACTGATG GCTCTCTGAGTGAGGAAGCACCCCCCCCTCGGCGTGGCTTGGCAATGGGTCACCTGGCGTCTCGCTCCTCTAACCCCATGGCAATGGCTCGTTCACTGCCTGTGTCTATACCAGTGTGGGGCTACAGGAACGCCCATGCCCCTCAGGGCGACTCCCACAGTGGAGAACGG atagAAGGAACCTAA
- the LOC113047031 gene encoding tripartite motif-containing protein 16-like protein, with amino-acid sequence MPSSTPSTNGIMPEVKKAGRKGSRAQANPAEKAPPYDPNIPEPNTRAELIKYWLNLSLDDRTAQKMLWLSEGGAKVSRMSEEVCPVLDRPERYEHSPQVLCKEGLLGSRGYWEVDCEGWVVIGAACESAGRKAKDGQCGLGENDLSWGVGWAGSCYHVWHNGVNIEFQAPLCPTIGIYADQPAGIIKFFLVEDGENGSKEVRLIHRFATTFKEKLFPGFWVGRNSFCWIRKKDQ; translated from the exons ATGCCCAGTAGTACCCCAAGCACCAACGGAATCATGCCAGAAGTAAAGAAAGCAG GAAGAAAAGGATCAAGAGCACAAGCCAACCCTGCAG AAAAGGCACCACCATATGACCCCAACATCCCTGAACCCAATACTAGAGCTGAGCTGATCAAAT ACTGGCTCAATCTCTCTCTGGATGACAGAACTGCTCAGAAAATGTTGTGGCTCTCAGAAGGTGGAGCCAAAGTGTCACGTATGTCAGAGGAAGTGTGTCCTGTTCTAGACAGGCCAGAGAGATATGAACATTCACCACAG GTGCTGTGTAAGGAGGGTCTTCTGGGCAGTCGTGGGTACTGGGAGGTGGACTGCGAGGGCTGGGTGGTGATTGGGGCAGCGTGTGAAAGCGCTGGGCGGAAAGCTAAGGATGGCCAGTGTGGGCTGGGAGAGAACGACCTGTCATGGGGTGTGGGCTGGGCCGGATCCTGCTACCATGTCTGGCACAATGGCGTGAACATCGAATTCCAGGCTCCCCTCTGTCCCACCATCGGCATCTACGCTGACCAGCCAGCGGGCATCATCAAGTTTTTCCTAGTCGAAGATGGAGAGAACGGCTCCAAGGAGGTCAGACTGATTCATCGGTTTGCAACCACTTTCAAGGAGAAGCTCTTCCCTGGTTTCTGGGTGGGCAGGAACTCCTTCTGCTGGATCCGAAAGAAGGATCAGTAG